The nucleotide window TTCTGCTCCGCGAAATCCTGCCCAGTCGCCGATGCGTCGTCGTATTTGGGTCAGGCGGTCGCTTCTTTCACGGCTTCCCGGGGCTGAGGCGCCGAGTGAATGTCAGCATTAGTACCACCTCGGCACAACTATACTCCTCCCAGCCGACGAGCCCAAACTTACCGTCTCTTTCTCGTCCCCTTCAATCTTCCGACCCAGCCCTTTCTCGTCCTCCAGCTCGTTCTTCAGACTAGAGACGCAGTACTCGAAAGCGTTCCGcgcctcgacgcgctcgcggGCCCCCTTGTCCTCGTCCGCGAACTTCTCCACCTCAGCGATCATGCGCGCGATCTCGTCCTCTGCCaggaggccgccgtcgttgtCGGTGGAGATGGAATCCCTGCGCCCCGTGCCCTTGTCCTGCGCCGAGACCTGGAGGATGCGGTTGACGTCAAGGGAGAACAAGGCCCCGATCTGCGGCGTTCCgcgtggcgccggcggtaTCCCCGTAAGCTCGAACTTGCCCAGGAGGTTGTTGTCCTTGATCAGCGTCCGCTCGCCCTCGTAGACCTTGATTAGCACCGCGAGCTGATTGTGTGGTGGATGACGGTTAGCACTCGCtcttgctgccgccgagcaggcggacGTCACTCATCAGGCCGAAGTAGAGAACACCTGTGACCGACACTGCACGTGCGGATCATGTTAGTTACGCAGTTCTCGTATGGTTCCCCGGTTCAAGAGGATACCAACCGTGGGAATCTGAATGTTACGCGGGATCAGTTGCGCTTGTCGGCTGGTCAGTATGGTTCAGGGCAGGTCCCATTACCCCTGGATTCAAACGGGGCTTACCATGACGCCTCCTGCCGTCTCTATCCCCAGCGTAAGGGGGTTCACATCCATGAGCAATACCCGCTCGGTGGCCTGCCGCAAACAAGTCAGCGAAGAGCTGGATGAACGGTCATCCAGCGTGATACTTCCTGTACCTTCACGCCCCCGATAATCTAGATCTGTCGTGCTCGGTGTCAGCCTCGTTCCACAGGACCGCCGACGTCAAAGAGGACATGAAGCTCACCCCGGCTTGAATGGCAGCACCAACGAACACGGCTTCGTCCGGGTTGAGTCCGCCGCTGGCCTCCTTCTTTCAAGAACTCCTCGACCAGGCTACAATTGGCGCTAATCTCCTCAGGGGTAACCTGGCGTgtgtcgccgccgacgtcaaGCTTGTCCACCGGCTTGCCGCCCTGGCCCGCGGCGACCTTGAATGGCGTATGCTTCAAGTCTGCTTGCACACCTTCGTCCGAGAAACTCCGGCCTATCAAGCGCCTGGAGACCATATGTGTCAACAGGCGTTCCCGAGGGCCGAGAAAGGATGAAATTGCTGACTTGACATAACAGAAGGTAGTTCTCGGATTACTCGTGTATTGGTTCTTGGCCGCGTCTCCCAAGGAAGGGAAAGACGTCAGACTGTCATTGCATCGGAAGCAAGACAAGAGTTGGAAAGACACACCAATGAGGTGCTCGCCGTTCTTAGCGAAGGCGACATAACTCGGCGTTATCCTGTTTCCTGGTCGCCAGCCAGTCGAATCTTCGGAAAGCCCGTTTCGTGACATCCGTACCTTGATCGTTTACGAGGATTTCAGCCTTGTCCACTTTCATAGCGCCGACACACAAGTACGTCGTCCCCAGGTTTATGCCGATGATGGGCTCTCCCGGTTCGAAGACGGTCGCGGCCCTAGCAGCTGGGATGTCAGCGAGGGGACAAATCAGGAGAAGAAAGAATAGCAGGATGCCCACCTGATGGGAATCTGCCTAGTTCCATGGGTATTCCTCGTCATGTTGTCTCTGGGAATGACGTTGGCAGAGTTGTCGTGTCAGACTTTAAGTCTTGGGTGCCCAACTACTTGCAAGCAGACAAGAGATAGACTCGATGGTATTGCAGACAATGAAAGGATAGATTAATAGTTGATATCTTTTAAGGAGCAAATGGCATTATCCTCCTGGAGTGCGTTGAGCAGCGAGTCTTATGGCAGAACAGAGCGTGATCCCCGGAGCAGGGAGGGTCCCCAGGTGCCCATCAGAGAGCAGCCCAAACAATTGCGCAGACTCAACCCAAGGCCAGGCCGTCGTTATCGAAGAGTGTTTCCCTGCACTTATTTCCACCCATTATCTTTCAAtgtaaaaaaaaaaaaaaaaaaaaaaaaagaaggaaaaaggtTGTGACAATGCCTTGTTGTCGTCGCGATTCACCGTCCTTCGCAACGGGTTCTCTCGCATCCTTCGAAAcagggagaaaaaaaaaagggagggggggggggggggcagGCGCCCAGGCGACCGACATCTGCCAACCAGCAACTTGAGTTTCTCGAACATGGAAAAACTCGCTCTCCTCTCTTTGTAATGTGAGCAGGTGTCACTGGCGTGAGTTTGTGGCGACTCGAGAGCTCAGTTTCCTCCAGTCTAGCGGCGATAACGAGACAAGGCCCTTCTCTCGCTCAACACCATCACAAAGGCGAAAAGCGAAACACGGCGACTATGCACAATCTAGATGTCAATAAGGATAGTTAGATAAGGCTCGTCAACATATTATTAAGATTAGTAGTCTATGTTCCTTGACTCGTCAGTCGTACCCCTCTGCCTGGCCCAGTCCGTCAATCAGGCCATTCCCCGGCGGCATATATACACAACGCCAAGTATCGGGTGCCAACTGGCAACGCCGGATTTTTTTTAGTCATCAGCCAACTACACTACCATCAGAAGCGTTAGAAAAAAACACGCAACGTCTCCTCCGCACGGGGTGGATGGACCCCTTTCAcgcctgggcggcgtccCTGCGCTCCCACACGATATTCGCGGGCTCCAGCGGGCGGGAGAAGAGCGAGGCGTAATCGgtgccgacgacgccctcCTGGCCGTCCACGTTGCGGAAGCGGAACAGGCGGACGGTCATGGCGACGATGGTCTGCAGCTGCACGTTGGCGAATTGCTCGCCGAtgcagcggtggcggccggcgccgaagggCAGGTAGGGCGAGGCGGTGCCCTTGCTGACGAGGCCGTAGCCGTAGTCgatcttctcctcctcctcttcgccgTTATCCGGCGCGTTGCGCACGATgctcggcgccagcggcgagtCCTTCTCCCACCGGTGCGGCTCCCACAGCATGGGCTGCGGGAAGTACTGCTCGTCCGTGGCCGAGACGCCTGgggccgccagcagcacgtGGTTGGGCGGGATGACGTACTTGGTGCCGGGCACCGGCATCGGCTGCTTGACGGCCCGCATGATGGAGTGGATCGGCGCGTGCAGCCGGAGGGTCTCCTTGACGATGGCCTGGTTGAGCGGCAGCTTGGCGAGATCCTCGTAGGTCAGGGGCGGCAGGTCGGGCCCGAGGTTCTTGATCTGCTCCTGGTACAGCTCCTCCATGATGTCGGGCCGCGAGGCGAGGCGGAGCATGATCcacgagctggtcgacgacgacgagtgCTGGCCCGCCATCAGCAGCGCAATCATCATGTGCGCGACCTCGTGGTCGGGCACCTTGACGCCGTTCTTGTAGGTCGAGTTCATCAGGTGGTACATGATGTCCTGCGCGCCCGTCTcgccgcgagcgcggcgcgcctTGATGGTGTCCATGTAGATCTTGGCGACGGTCCGCTGGGCGTGGTCGCGCCGCTTGTTCCACGGGAGCGGCGCCCAGTGCAGCATGAAGTTGATGGGCGTGAAACCCATGTCGAGGTCGTGGTAGAGGTCGGCCAGCGTCTCGTCGAACTTGTCGCGGATCTCCTTGCCCTGCAGCGCGTGCGAGGCGGTGAAGATAGTGATCTGTGCCATCTTGGGGCAGATGTTGACGACGCCAGACTTGCCCTTGAAGTCGGGGCACCTCTTGAAGTAGCTGGTGACCTCGTCCGAGATGATGGGCACGTAGGAGCGGAACGCCTCGGTGGTGAGAGCGACCTTCATGAACTGcccaaccgccgccgcgtcagCCACTAGAACTTTCTCCTTCTGTCCGCCTGCAGACTCCAGACTCCAGCCAGCCGACCAACCTTCTTCTGCTCCATGAGCTTAGAATTGGGGCAGTCGTAGACGACGTCCTTGCCAAAGACCGGGGTCGTCAGGGGGTGGTAGATCTCCTCGGCGCAAACATCGCGGATCTTGCCGTTCAGGATGAAGTCGTTGCCCTTGGGGCCGACATAGACGGTCGTCTTCTTTCCGAGCAGAATGAAGGTGAAGCAATCGCCATACTGTCATAGAGAGAGGTGTGATTAGCACGCCAACGCCAGCTTCCGCGGGGGATCCGAGCCTCTTTCGCCCACCTTCTTCCTGTTCTCCTTGAAGAAGCGCGGAGGGTCCATGCCGTAGGTGATGGTGCTGCCCACGAAGGGGAACCAGTGGAAGACGACGGGCGGCTCATTGGGGTTCCTGAAGAGCACCTGCTTGAGCACGTTCAGCAGCACGCTCAGGAACAGGAAGCTTGCGAACGCGACACCGATCTGCGAGGCCAGCCCGAGGCGCGAGAACCCCTCGGCCAGCGGGCCGCCGATGTCCAGGGCGAGCCccatgccggcggcgattGAGGGGTTTTGTTGAGAGAAatagaaggaggagaagaaagCCAGAACCAACAGCCCAAGAAGACCTGCGCCTGCCGCCAATTCGAGAGCAGAAACGTGGACTTCTGTCGCCAGCAGGAGGGATCCCAGGTGTCGTGCGCGAGGATCGCTCTGATTTATCCAACGAATGTTTTCGCCAAGTGCAGCGTCAGGGGACCGCCCCTTGAGTGGTAGTTTAAACGCACCCCGCCAATCAGAGGCCGAGTTCGTATTCGGATTCGCGGCCATACTGTACATGTACCCGGGTACAGAGCTGAACCCTGGCTGGATCATGCCACTGATCACAAAACTCGTACGCGACCAGCAGAGATTCAATAAGCGACGAGCAGGAGATCCCACTCGGACCTTGTGACAGAAAATATTCCAAGTCTTCCGCCTTCCCTTCCGACATTATTTGTTTGAAATGAGGCTATTGGTGTACTGTACACCGTACGGATCTGACGATCCTCATCGTCACATCCATCTTCAACGGGATTGGCTCTTGAATGGAGCTGAGCATCGGATGAACAGCAAGCCCCTGCCAAACCCTCGACCAGATCACAGAAACCCTAACCCACTCCGTTCCTCAACTTCCACTACAACTGGCCTGACATGCGATCAGTTCGCCGCCTGTGCCAGTTGGCGCTCGTTGTTCGTCCTAAGCAACGGATGTTCAAAAAAATGAAGAAATTGAAGAAGATAGAAttgtctaagtagctagaaTGACGTCGTCAAACAAGCGTGTATTATAGCGACAACAACACCCTTCTTCGCAGCCAGCAAAGAAGAGAATAAacaaaagaagaagaaaagaaagaaaaagaagaaagaaagatCGAGAACCGAGGAGAGGGCGCGCCAACTGCGTATGTGGTATCATGCCCCCCGAGCAAATGCAAACCATCCCTTTTCCCACCCCCCAGGTCTGCAACCATGCGAACAACGCCCGAGACAACGCCCTGTCGTAAATGCcaaggaaagaaaaaaagatgaattctctctctctccccctctctctctcagtgtgtgtgtgtgtgtgtgtgtgtctgAACTCGGACAATCACCACTCGAGCCCCATCCACCCGTATCCGCCATCGATATTAACCCAGTTCCCCTCCTCCATCGCGCTCTCCCACCCCATCATGaccgccagcagccggcAGCCGACGGCGCTGACGGTGCACACGATGGCGTCGCTCGcgtccgccagcaccgccaggTCCATCATGTAGGCGCGCCCGACGAGGCTCCTGAGCCGATACGTCTCCGCCGACGGGCTGGCAGCCGCGcgggcgccgtcggcatcgGGCCGTCCGGCCTCGtgcgccgccgagacgccGAGGTTCCAGAACAtggcggcgaagaagccgCCTTCCCAGCCGAAGGTCTCGTCGACGAACTTGTGCAGGACCGAGCGGTCCGGGCTGGCCCGCTGGATGGCCTGCTTGCTGGCCAGCTTGATGCGCTCCTgcgcgcggctggcgccggcgagctcggcgctcTCGTACACCATCGGGTCGTCGGACGCGAGCACCACGAGGCTGTGCTCCTTGGCCGCCcggtcctcgccgccgaacgGGCCCGAGTGGTTGAGCCGGGCCTCGATcagctcgcgcgccgcctcgctgTACAGGTGCAGCGGCATGTACGAGCGGCGGTACTGGTACTCCAGCGGGTGCcggtcgccgcggcggacgtGCACGCCGACCGCCAGCCCGTTCTGCTGGCCCCGGGATTTGGGCACGATCCGCTTGGCCATCAGCTCGCGGACGCGGGCGTCGACGTAGCTGGCGTCTTCCTCGTTCAGGCGGAAGAGCGCTTCGTAGCCCTTCCGGGCGAGGTTGTATTGAGTCTTTCGCAACGCGCGATCGTGGGATTCCGACGGGGGATCAGCGCTCTTCGTCAAACTGCCGAAGAACTCGTTCATCGTTGCCGCTGAGGCGACCAGGTGCCGGGCATGTCGAGGGCAGGGTAGCCTCTCGTGgtttggcggcggggagcatCGCGGCAGAGGCGGCTGCTGGAAAATGGCAGTGTACTTCCCATACGCCCATCGTGCATCATCGATAAAGAAAGCGCGCCCTTCTTTCTCTGCCAGTCCATATGCAACCCACAACATCATCAACGTCTTTCCCAGCCCGGCATCGCTCGACTCCAGCACGAATGTGAGACTGGTCTTGCACACCGGCTTCCCGACTTCGCTCCCCGTCGCTGGATTCCCCTGTGCCTCCTCCCTGGCGAGATAACCGGCCTTCTCCGCCTCTTGCACATCAACGAAGTTCGGGTCCGGAGAGTCGGAGCCGAGCCCGAGAGACACTTGGTGTAGGCCATGTCCGTGAGACCTCAGGTGTTGAGCCCGCGCAGCCACCTGCCGGCACTTTGCGCACATTTCGGCGTACTCGCCCATGGTCAGCGGGAAGTCGGAACCCGGCGGGATGGACACTGTCCACTTCGCCCGGCCCCGATTGTCTGTTACAACTATCGGGGTCGGGAAGTCCGGCGGTCGTTTTTGTGAAACCATGTCGATCTCGTCTTCCTGTTCGGCAGGCTTCGGGGGCTCAGGGACCGCTGGGCTCGGCTCGCCAAAAAGCCATGTGAGGACCACGAGGGCCACATAGAAAACCACGACGATGCTCAGGAGTCGGATGGTATAGCGGACGACTCTCAGAGGGCGCACTGTGCCAAACAGCCGTCGTCTCGGCTTTTTCGCTGGTGGTGAGAGTGACGGAAGGCCCGGCGACGGGGGCGGAGAGAAGACCAAGTGGTTGAAACTGAAGCGCGCCGACGTTGAAGAAAGTGGCCCCCGGTCATGGTTGTAGGATGCTGCTCTGCGGAGGTTAATGCGAGGCGGTGAGATCACTACCTTGGTGTGTGATGACCTGCTAGGGCCAAGTGCTGGAGGCATGTTGAAAGGGAACGACACGGACGTCCACGCATCCGGGTCTCGTAGGTAGGGAGcgacggcgaagaaggcgtgTCGATTGGACTGAAAGGGATGCTAGGACCCGGCCTGCCTGAGAGTGTGATGTGGTTCGCCAGCGAGCTCAGTGGCGTCTCGCAGGCCAGTGCCGGAGGAGCACACCTCTTCTTCGAATGACCCGATGGCTTGGAGGCGGCGACCTCATGCGGGCAAGGCGAGAGACCAGTTTGAGGGTCGTCGATCGGGTCGAGATGGTCAAGAACTGGCCCTCCAGGCGGAAATGTCAGACCCCGGTCCCTCAGGGCAGAGCAAACGGTGCCGGCCGGGAACCGCCGCCTTCGATTGAGACCAGTGACGTTGGTGGATGGCGCACGACAGAACCCCTCTACATCAAGGTCGCACAACGGCACCAGGTTGTCCCAGCTTCTTATATGCTGACACGTTGATCGGCGACCGTGGAGGTCACGGGCGGGTCTTCCGGATCCAGCAGGAAGATCCGCACGAAAAGACAATTTGCACTTCCAAGCCTTCTCCCCTGTTGGCTGACTAGTGGCAGGCCCAGGATAGGTCCACGCCTTGGTGCACTGCGAGCTCGTCGTTTTTGTCGGGGACTCGTCGACGTTCTGCAGGATAAACTGGAAAGGAGAATGGGATATCGGGCAACGTTGTTGTCAGGATCGGGATGCAGCGAGACCCGACCATGCGCCGACATAGGCCAACAGTTAGATCCCGTCAGCGTTGCCTTCGAGCCGTCCAGCCGCATAAGATTGCGACGAGTCACGAAAGGAAAACAGCTGAAagagaggaggggaaggTCGAGCTGTTGTGCGCGGCAAAGGCGCAACACGGAGCCGAGGCTGACAGCATCGGCCGATTTGCCCGGATGCCCGAACGGGTCTCTCCTCGACTTCGACGCTGAGTCGCTGGGTCGACAGAGAAAAGGGCCGAGTGCGAGGAATGTGCAACCCCAACCCGTGGGTTCAAACCTGGAACCGACGGTTGCGGGAATCTAGTGTATGAATGCTGGTAATGCCCAGGGCGGCCAGCTTCTGAAGAGCCCTCGGCTAGTGTGCCGAGGAATCAGTTGCTTCATACATCCGTACACTGGAAAGAGAAACCGTGCAGAAGCAGCGGAGAAGGGATGAGGAAGATCAGCCACTGCAAACTCTTGCGGAGTTGTCGATCCGATGCGACTCTCGCTCAGGGGCTGAATGGGGCTTTTCCAGGGCCGGCCGTTGGCCCACCGCATTCCCCCCATTCCCGTCTCATCCGACACCATGGAAGAGGCCATGGGAGAAAAGGCCGACCAGTAACAGAACGGGAGGCGAGTCGGCCTCTGATGTTGAAAGTTGCAACCACACCGTGTCATCC belongs to Thermothielavioides terrestris NRRL 8126 chromosome 5, complete sequence and includes:
- a CDS encoding eburicol 14a-demethylase, which translates into the protein MGLALDIGGPLAEGFSRLGLASQIGVAFASFLFLSVLLNVLKQVLFRNPNEPPVVFHWFPFVGSTITYGMDPPRFFKENRKKYGDCFTFILLGKKTTVYVGPKGNDFILNGKIRDVCAEEIYHPLTTPVFGKDVVYDCPNSKLMEQKKFMKVALTTEAFRSYVPIISDEVTSYFKRCPDFKGKSGVVNICPKMAQITIFTASHALQGKEIRDKFDETLADLYHDLDMGFTPINFMLHWAPLPWNKRRDHAQRTVAKIYMDTIKARRARGETGAQDIMYHLMNSTYKNGVKVPDHEVAHMMIALLMAGQHSSSSTSSWIMLRLASRPDIMEELYQEQIKNLGPDLPPLTYEDLAKLPLNQAIVKETLRLHAPIHSIMRAVKQPMPVPGTKYVIPPNHVLLAAPGVSATDEQYFPQPMLWEPHRWEKDSPLAPSIVRNAPDNGEEEEEKIDYGYGLVSKGTASPYLPFGAGRHRCIGEQFANVQLQTIVAMTVRLFRFRNVDGQEGVVGTDYASLFSRPLEPANIVWERRDAAQA